A DNA window from Drosophila pseudoobscura strain MV-25-SWS-2005 chromosome 2, UCI_Dpse_MV25, whole genome shotgun sequence contains the following coding sequences:
- the LOC4802978 gene encoding arrestin domain-containing protein 17 isoform X1 yields the protein MPIECLISFDNNPQGVYYAGQELSGVVDLSVDATKRIKGIHVTVSGYAKIRWIKKGYPRDSERAMCRAYRSYLSSRSYVLGSCASNSFIDWPAGEYSYTFHVILPDNLPTSFDGKYGQIHYEIITTIERAGRYPKVFKLPFTVIQPLDLNADAIYRVPLEILDRKRFWSFCCPTGPLTVKFSTPYCGYAPGQKIHFVLYINNESSIDITECEVKLKQEVSYESHDPHHEYRYDKHLIARKQFGNVLRWSRKVYRGYLDLPSIPPTSVKPTCPISVNYSIKIIVNPTEFHWKLKLKIPLTIGSIPIMDGPEALLRFNRQQQQHQVVSQNLQMSTQQQRPRHRDRDRDRDRNRDRDQNQRTPTAQQRQHLSSITNNNNNHGRLVGGLLPTNSNMNMIVNASPTPTSSTPSSTPTTAALRPPMASMLPAILVTSDSDNPPDYIPMMPPSYEDAMALSEKFSDDTEFLTNVSMSSIMSAQAVVTTSEPFKPRYPVYYEYETPTIPPETLYDEANAQLRLALNPEPATEMATAAMMDEEVTTSTPGGGGGELSFSYEKK from the exons ATGCCAATTGAGTGCCTTATATCATTTGATAATAATCCACAAGGTGTCTACTATGCCGGACAGGAGCTATCTGGCGTTGTTGATCTCAGCGTCGATGCCACCAAGCGGATCAAAG GCATCCACGTCACTGTCAGCGGATATGCCAAGATACGCTGGATAAAAAAGGGATATCCGCGCGATAGCGAGCGCGCCATGTGCCGTGCCTATCGATCGTATCTGTCATCGAGATCGTACGTGTTGGGATCGTGCGCGAGCAACTCTTTTATCGACTGGCCCGCCGGcgaatactcgtacacatTCCATGTCATCCTGCCCGACAATCTGCCAACATCGTTCGATGGTAAATACGGACAGATACACTACGAGATCATAACGACGATCGAGCGGGCCGGCCGATATCCAAAGGTATTCAAGCTGCCATTTACCGTGATACAACCATTGGACCTGAATGCCGATGCTATATACAGA GTGCCCTTGGAGATACTCGATCGTAAGCGTTTCTGGAGCTTTTGCTGTCCCACTGGACCGCTGACTGTGAAGTTCTCAACACCCTACTGCGGCTATGCCCCAGGCCAGAAGATCCACTTTGTGCTGTACATCAACAACGAGTCCTCCATCGACATCACCGAGTGTGAGGTGAAGCTGAAACAGGAAGTCAGCTACGAGTCGCACGATCCCCATCATGAGTATCGCTACGACAAGCATCTGATAGCGCGAAAACAGTTCGGGAATGTCTTGCGCTGGTCGAGGAAGGTGTACAGGGGATATCTGGATCTGCCGTCGATACCGCCCACATCGGTGAAGCCCACATGCCCCATTAGTGTTAACTATTCGATTAAGATCATTGTCAATCCAACGGAATTCCACTGGAAGCTGAAACTGAAGATCCCCCTGACCATTGGCAGCATTCCGATTATGGATGGACCGGAGGCCCTGCTGCGCTTCAatcgccagcagcaacagcaccaagTAGTTAGTCAAAATTTACAAATGTCAACGCAACAACAAAGGCCGCGACACAGAGATCGGGATAGGGATCGTGATCGTAATCGGGATAGGGATCAGAATCAGAGGACACCTACCGCACAGCAGAGACAACATTTGAGTAGCATTacaaataataacaacaatcATGGACGTCTAGTGGGTGGACTACTGCCGACCAATAGCAATATGAATATGATAGTGAATGCCAGTCCAACGCCCACTAGCTCCACGCCTTCATCAACGCCAACAACTGCCGCCCTCAGGCCGCCTATGGCCTCCATGCTGCCAGCGATATTGGTGACCAGCGATAGCGATAATCCACCGGATTATATACCAATGA TGCCGCCCTCGTATGAAGATGCTATGGCTCTGAGTGAGAAATTCAGCGATGATACTGAGTTCTTAACAAACGTTAGCATGAGCAGCATTATGTCCGCTCAGGCTGTTGTTACCACAAGTGAGCCCTTTAAGCCGCGTTATCCGGTCTATTACGAATATGAGACACCGACCATACCGCCCG AGACGCTTTACGATGAGGCCAATGCCCAGCTGCGCCTCGCCCTGAACCCGGAACCGGCAACGGAGATGGCGACAGCAGCAATGATGGATGAGGAGGTGACCACCAGCACAccgggaggaggaggaggagagctATCCTTTAGCTATGAAAAGAAATGa
- the LOC4802978 gene encoding arrestin domain-containing protein 17 isoform X2, giving the protein MPIECLISFDNNPQGVYYAGQELSGVVDLSVDATKRIKGIHVTVSGYAKIRWIKKGYPRDSERAMCRAYRSYLSSRSYVLGSCASNSFIDWPAGEYSYTFHVILPDNLPTSFDGKYGQIHYEIITTIERAGRYPKVFKLPFTVIQPLDLNADAIYRVPLEILDRKRFWSFCCPTGPLTVKFSTPYCGYAPGQKIHFVLYINNESSIDITECEVKLKQEVSYESHDPHHEYRYDKHLIARKQFGNVLRWSRKVYRGYLDLPSIPPTSVKPTCPISVNYSIKIIVNPTEFHWKLKLKIPLTIGSIPIMDGPEALLRFNRQQQQHQVVSQNLQMSTQQQRPRHRDRDRDRDRNRDRDQNQRTPTAQQRQHLSSITNNNNNHGRLVGGLLPTNSNMNMIVNASPTPTSSTPSSTPTTAALRPPMASMLPAILVTSDSDNPPDYIPMMPPSYEDAMALSEKFSDDTEFLTNVSMSSIMSAQAVVTTKTLYDEANAQLRLALNPEPATEMATAAMMDEEVTTSTPGGGGGELSFSYEKK; this is encoded by the exons ATGCCAATTGAGTGCCTTATATCATTTGATAATAATCCACAAGGTGTCTACTATGCCGGACAGGAGCTATCTGGCGTTGTTGATCTCAGCGTCGATGCCACCAAGCGGATCAAAG GCATCCACGTCACTGTCAGCGGATATGCCAAGATACGCTGGATAAAAAAGGGATATCCGCGCGATAGCGAGCGCGCCATGTGCCGTGCCTATCGATCGTATCTGTCATCGAGATCGTACGTGTTGGGATCGTGCGCGAGCAACTCTTTTATCGACTGGCCCGCCGGcgaatactcgtacacatTCCATGTCATCCTGCCCGACAATCTGCCAACATCGTTCGATGGTAAATACGGACAGATACACTACGAGATCATAACGACGATCGAGCGGGCCGGCCGATATCCAAAGGTATTCAAGCTGCCATTTACCGTGATACAACCATTGGACCTGAATGCCGATGCTATATACAGA GTGCCCTTGGAGATACTCGATCGTAAGCGTTTCTGGAGCTTTTGCTGTCCCACTGGACCGCTGACTGTGAAGTTCTCAACACCCTACTGCGGCTATGCCCCAGGCCAGAAGATCCACTTTGTGCTGTACATCAACAACGAGTCCTCCATCGACATCACCGAGTGTGAGGTGAAGCTGAAACAGGAAGTCAGCTACGAGTCGCACGATCCCCATCATGAGTATCGCTACGACAAGCATCTGATAGCGCGAAAACAGTTCGGGAATGTCTTGCGCTGGTCGAGGAAGGTGTACAGGGGATATCTGGATCTGCCGTCGATACCGCCCACATCGGTGAAGCCCACATGCCCCATTAGTGTTAACTATTCGATTAAGATCATTGTCAATCCAACGGAATTCCACTGGAAGCTGAAACTGAAGATCCCCCTGACCATTGGCAGCATTCCGATTATGGATGGACCGGAGGCCCTGCTGCGCTTCAatcgccagcagcaacagcaccaagTAGTTAGTCAAAATTTACAAATGTCAACGCAACAACAAAGGCCGCGACACAGAGATCGGGATAGGGATCGTGATCGTAATCGGGATAGGGATCAGAATCAGAGGACACCTACCGCACAGCAGAGACAACATTTGAGTAGCATTacaaataataacaacaatcATGGACGTCTAGTGGGTGGACTACTGCCGACCAATAGCAATATGAATATGATAGTGAATGCCAGTCCAACGCCCACTAGCTCCACGCCTTCATCAACGCCAACAACTGCCGCCCTCAGGCCGCCTATGGCCTCCATGCTGCCAGCGATATTGGTGACCAGCGATAGCGATAATCCACCGGATTATATACCAATGA TGCCGCCCTCGTATGAAGATGCTATGGCTCTGAGTGAGAAATTCAGCGATGATACTGAGTTCTTAACAAACGTTAGCATGAGCAGCATTATGTCCGCTCAGGCTGTTGTTACCACAA AGACGCTTTACGATGAGGCCAATGCCCAGCTGCGCCTCGCCCTGAACCCGGAACCGGCAACGGAGATGGCGACAGCAGCAATGATGGATGAGGAGGTGACCACCAGCACAccgggaggaggaggaggagagctATCCTTTAGCTATGAAAAGAAATGa
- the sgll gene encoding pyridoxine-5'-phosphate oxidase, with amino-acid sequence MRLLRTLRIMNQGQPEVQLSALRLKYHERKDAFLEENIKIKNPFCIFRDWLELALKTPEILEPNAAALATVNPQGKPSNRFVLVKEATAEGFTFFTNYGSRKADDILENPNVAISFYWMPLRRSVRIEGVAEKIPKADSLKYFHERPRASQIGAIASPQSRRIPSRGYLDELEAGIKAQLGPEEEVPLPNWGGYLVRPNLIEFWQGQTDRLHDRIRFRRGQGVQTEVDGKLIHGGEDGWIYERLAP; translated from the exons A TGCGACTGCTGCGGACACTGCGCATTATGAACCAGGGACAACCCGAAGTGCAGCTTTCAG CTTTGCGCCTGAAGTACCACGAGCGCAAGGATGCCTTCCTGGAGGAGAATATCAAGATAAAGAATCCCTTTTGCATATTTCGCGATTGGTTGGAGCTGGCTCTTAAGACGCCGGAGATTCTGGAGCCCAATGCAGCAGCCCTGGCCACTGTGAACCCCCAAGGAAAACCATCTAATCGCTTTGTTCTGGTCAAGGAGGCCACCGCCGAGGGGTTCACCTTCTTCACGAACTACGGGAGCCGCAAGGCCGACGATATTTTGGAAAATCCAAATGTGGCAATATCCTTCTACTGGATGCCTCTCCGACGCAGTGTTCGCATCGAGGGAGTGGCAGAGAAAATCCCTAAAGCAGACTCCCTGAAGTACTTCCATGAGCGACCAAGGGCCAGCCAAATCGGAGCCATCGCCAGTCCTCAGAGTCGGCGCATTCCCTCCAGAGGCTACCTTGATGAACTGGAGGCTGGAATCAAGGCCCAACTAGGACCAGAAGAAGAGGTGCCGCTCCCCAATTGGGGTGGATATCTGGTGCGTCCCAATCTCATAGAGTTCTGGCAGGGACAGACGGATCGACTACACGATCGCATTCGTTTTAGACGTGGCCAAGGAGTGCAGACAGAGGTCGATGGCAAGCTAATTCATGGCGGAGAAGATGGTTGGATCTACGAGCGATTGGCTCCTTAG